In Erigeron canadensis isolate Cc75 chromosome 8, C_canadensis_v1, whole genome shotgun sequence, the DNA window GTTTAAACAGTGAATATTTATTACACATGGCCAGATGGGGGGTTTGATGTGGGTAACGGGTCAAGGTGGATCGTTTCAATGGGGGTGCTAAAACTGGCAGGGCTGACTTGTCCACATTAATTTGCTTTTTTTAGTAGTTaatgtataattttattaaaaataacaataatacaaAAGTTAGTCTGCaatataatttcttttattgaaatgattttggagaGTCTCAGCATTTGCGTTCAGATGATTCTTACCTGTTAAAATGTTTTCGACCCATTGATACTTTCAGTTTTAACCTTCCATTGTAAATAGTTTTCTGTTTGATCGGTAATCAAACAGACACGCTCTCAATTGACCCACTTTCATAGAAATGGGCTAAAGTTGTCACCTTTAAGTCATATTTTAGATTAATATGTAAAACTTAGATTATgctttgtttgttttatttgtgtttcaTACTGGGTATTACAGCTCACTTTAATATAGATGGAGGGTGCACATCAACAAACATTTCTGCACAAGATAAATCCATGGTATGTACCTGTACAAGTTCATTTTATAGAAAAACCAAGTTAATCTGATAAGGCCATTTCCTTATTTGCAGATTGATACATGCAGCAACAGGGAAAAGGAGTtacttaatgaaataatttatttacAGTGGAGGTATGCATCTATTCATGACCGTCTATTTATATTTTTCGTAATCAAATAtgctataaaatattaaaatgttcCATATATCTTCCTATGTAGGCTCACATGTGCACAAGAGGAACTCCAGAAATGCCGAACTGAAAATTCACAGGTAAGTTATGGCCTGCGCATATTGCCAGTTTGCCACCTATAGCCATACCTATTCTTAAATTCTATTATAAGCTTTTCCAAATGTCGATTTTAATGTCATTTTCAGGTATGACGTTTGTTATACCTTCAGGTAACCCCCGCGGCATCAGAAACAGAGAAGTTCTTTTCCCTAAAATTGCCACCCGAGTAAAAGATCAAGTTATTCAGGTGTTGATATATAGTATTTTCCTGTTTAGAGATGAGGCATACTTGTAGGTAGGGGGTGAGAACTAATGTTCCCCCTTCCACTCCTTTATTTTTAGGTGTTCTTTCTTTTGATTTCACTTCTTAACTTATGACTAGTTAAACATAATTTTACACAGCTTAACTAATTTGTCCATACATTATTGCAATCACGAGTCTACAATTGTACATGAACTGTCAAACCTATATAACCGTCTGCTTATTGACTTAAGCACTAGTGATGCTCAATTTGAAATTGACGTTCAGGTATGTATGTGTCCCTATATAGTAAGCTCTCACAGCGTTAAGCACTAGGTAAGCTGTCTAAACAGAAATAGTAACGTTATGAGAAGACACATGCAAATACAAACAAACATTTATTCACTTTAAGTGGACATTTAGTCGTGCACATGCATTGTATATTCTGATAACCACAATGATAGGAATTGTGGTGTTGAATCTTGATATAAGTGGACTCtcaaaacataaaacattaaaaacaaattaagaGCTAAGTTCAAGAAATCTCCTTGCCATGGGATGTTTAGCGTCCGAGAGCTCATCAGACCTTAGAACCTCAACAATATCACCATCCACGAGAAGGCAAACCACATCTGCAATCCTTTGAATTTGTTTAATGCTGTGAGAGACCATAACAACTGTCATTCCTCTACTCTTCAACTTCACCAACGCATCTTCTATGTTTTGGGTTGATATTGGGTCCAACGCACTCGTTGGCTCATCTAACAACAGAACCTGTAGATGAAAGGATGAAGACCCGAAAGAGCACATGTCAAATGGTCCAGTTAGATTTCAAGATGAATCCAAATAATGGGGTGTTTTGATATGCTTTTAAAAAGTGATTATTGTGGTTCAAAGAAGCAGAATTTGATAATAAGATAATCAGCCAAGTCATGTTCGGTATAATTAGGGGTGCCAATCGTGTTGTGTTAGTGAGTTAGAATCACCCAACCTGAAGATACCTAAATCCAGACACACTTAAGCATAGTTAACCCGAACAAGACCTGTGTAACCCGTTTATCCAAACGGTTTGGGTGTCAAATGGGTTGGATTCTAAAACCATCCCTTAAGTGACATGTAATTGTATGGAAAATATTAGATAACTATAAAGGCGTTTCAAAATTTGTTCTTGCGAATTTGTCAGCACTACAACCCTGTTCTTACACTCTAAAGTAAAATTATCGTATTATTGGTAAAAGGCAAATTAGTACTCCTATAATTTCTGTTAATAAATCGAATGAAATGATTCAATTGAATGCAACACAAGGATATTACATGGGTGTTAGCTAAAGATTGAAGTGAAAAGGAGTGAATTTTACCTCTGGCTCATTGGCTAACGTTCTAGCAAGTGCAACCCGTTGAGCCTGGCCAACTGATAATTCGCTGCCTGGCTTGTCGAGAAAAGATGAATCAAGATCAGCAAAAGTCAACAAGTTGTACACTTCTTGATCTGTTAGTTTCTTTCCTTTCAACTGTGGACCATATCTTATGTTGGTTGCAACTGTACCTGTTCCATCATGTTTCACCATATTATAATCTTACTCAAATGTCCCTTTGAAGTGTTAATAGTGCGTACTGGGAGTAACTCGTCACGCCCTAAAAATTTAAGATCGTATAAAAATTGCAGAAGTAATAGACATATTAGTAAATTACCTCATCACAATGGTTAATTATTTCACAACAACATTAGTACCAAATCCTACCCAAAAAAGAAGCACGATGGGGGTGAGATGTAGACTGTCTTACCCATACCCGAGGGTATAGAAACTGTTTCTCAATGGTTATAGACACTCATACTGGCAGTGTGGACCACACATTActatatacaaaaactaaagtATCTTGTATAaataatggaaaatgattatgGTAAGTATACCTTCAAACAAAACAGGAAGCTGAAACAACATTCCTACTTTTCGCCTTAGATCAAGAACATCAAGCCCAGTGATATCTTTCCCATCCAAGAAAACCGTACCAGAAGGCGGTTCCCATAAACGATTCAACGCTCTTAATAACGTCGACTTACCACTACCACTTGGCCCAATGATCCCCATGATTTTGCCTCTGGGTATCTCTAAGTTCACATTTTGAAGGATTGTAATTCCTTTATCCAGTGTTCTTGTCAAACCCTTTACCTGAATCTTTGCTTCTGATCCATTAATTACCTCATTATTTACTGACAGTAAATGTTCACGCGCACCATCTGTTTAAGTAAATGccacaatgaaaaaaaaaagttggttaacAGATCATGGTGTTTAagttaatgaaaatatgataTGGGCTTGTTAAAATTGtcaaagtgtttttttttatctttaccTTGAAAATTATCCATGAAATTGAAAGAAGTGATCTCAAAGGTGTGTAGAATAAAAGATTTATGGGGTTATGAAGATGAGCAGAAAGCCTTCCTCAGTAAACAACTTTGTGTTCACTTTGTATGTGATGGATgccacctttttttttgttctgtCGCATCTAGTGTCTGAGTGGGCATCCAGGACAGCATTGATATGAAAGTGggtatttaaagaaaaaaaatgataaattctcaaaataataataataataataataataatcatcttcTAATCTTTCTAATATCATGAATACACGCTAAATATaatctactaattctctttaaatctcatcttttgatttcaataaaTGTCATGATCATAAAGTTAAGAGGAATATTAAAAGGTTTTTtaagagaatttatcatttccatttaaaaaatgatatatagagTTTGTACGGTTCGATTTGTGTTGGTATTTGGTTAAAAATcaataactaaagttggaaaaaaatttTACCACATGAATATACGGTACACATAAATAGCGTGTCTAACTAAAAAATTTCCACTATTcggaaaaaaagaaataaaaaagtttcATAGATAAGACACATCGGTGATGTAATTTTCCCGACTCTATGAACATCGGCACGTAGCAACGATATCTACTTTTCCTAATTCTACGTAGGGACTCGTGGTGTTTGTGATtcggtttggtccggttttgactaaatctcaaaccaaactAGGATTCGCAgtttcaacatattttaaacCAAACCTGACAAAGTGTGTTGTCtaaccggaccaaaccaaaccatgtaagccGGTCCGGTTTGACCGGTTCAATGGTTTcgtgattttttttcttttcatttttatctccAAATAGTGgagtaatgaagatgaaaaaataaaaggctaaattaaaaatacaaaagtaaaagtagatttatataaaataaataaatgtttaataaaatatcttaTAATTGTCTACCAAAAGATCTTTTACAATATATCTAAACTAAAATACCTAGTAATATATTGCGTATACTACTAAAATATGTAATTGTTAAATAGAATATTTCCGgtaaaagttgataaatatgtgaagtatatatattacgagtatatatatatatacatatatatcttttggtccggtccggttttGACGGTTTATGTTTTGCTCAAACCGTAACCGTACCAAGGAACCtggtttttcaaaacttaaaacgCCAAATCAGACTTTAACAACTCAAtctgaccaaaccaatccaagtaCCTCAGTTTGGTCTGATTTTTACGGTTTGA includes these proteins:
- the LOC122578540 gene encoding ABC transporter I family member 17, with product MDNFQDGAREHLLSVNNEVINGSEAKIQVKGLTRTLDKGITILQNVNLEIPRGKIMGIIGPSGSGKSTLLRALNRLWEPPSGTVFLDGKDITGLDVLDLRRKVGMLFQLPVLFEGTVATNIRYGPQLKGKKLTDQEVYNLLTFADLDSSFLDKPGSELSVGQAQRVALARTLANEPEVLLLDEPTSALDPISTQNIEDALVKLKSRGMTVVMVSHSIKQIQRIADVVCLLVDGDIVEVLRSDELSDAKHPMARRFLELSS